The Mytilus trossulus isolate FHL-02 chromosome 3, PNRI_Mtr1.1.1.hap1, whole genome shotgun sequence genome contains a region encoding:
- the LOC134712044 gene encoding uncharacterized protein LOC134712044 isoform X2, translated as MVLSFVCKIVIVYVTMANGIIQKTDDNLEICSNSCETMVQDLQLSQSEADILHSAPCPPPWDMSLLFSSTIRCLDCAQRVQILQKCLKEWNITIDCENIISCEDCISCDVCNNDSSTDNNETALDETTKENGIVKQNDNDTVNVKMIVLIVMVTLTTCSLFPIAFMVYKQRRRRQRRSINNKPNKKDITTNVETADALVNDTREEEDDKMNVSHQLLNENVQNSSEEIIT; from the exons ATGGTACTTAGCTTTGTTTGTAAAATAGTCATAGTCTACGTAACTATGGCGAATGGAATAATTCAGAAGACAGATGATAACTTAGAAATATGTTCTAACAGT TGCGAAACTATGGTCCAAGATTTACAGCTGAGCCAATCAGAAGCGGACATTTTACACTCTGCCCCTTGTCCACCACCATGGGATATGTCACTTTTGTTTTCATCTACTATCCGCTGTCTAGATTGTGCACAGAGAGTACAAAtactacaaaaatgtttaaaagaatGGAACATCACAATTGACTGCGAAAATATCATCAGCTGTGAAGACTGCATTTCCTGTGATGTTTGTAATAACGACTCGAGCACTGACAATAATGAAACCGCTTTGGACGAGACAACAAAGGAAAATGGCATAGTAAAACAGAATGACAACGATACAGTAAACGTTAAAATGATAGTATTAATTGTAATGGTTACATTGACTACGTGTTCTTT ATTTCCAATTGCATTCATGGTGTACAAACAAAGGAGACGTAGACAACGTAGATCG aTTAATAATAAACcgaataaaaaagatataacaacGAATGTAGAAACTGCAGATGCATTGGTTAACGACACAAGAGAAGAAGAAGATGATAAAATGAATGTATCCCATCAGTTACTTaatgaaaatgttcaaaatagtTCTGAAGAAATTATCACATGA
- the LOC134712044 gene encoding uncharacterized protein LOC134712044 isoform X1, translated as MVLSFVCKIVIVYVTMANGIIQKTDDNLEICSNSQCETMVQDLQLSQSEADILHSAPCPPPWDMSLLFSSTIRCLDCAQRVQILQKCLKEWNITIDCENIISCEDCISCDVCNNDSSTDNNETALDETTKENGIVKQNDNDTVNVKMIVLIVMVTLTTCSLFPIAFMVYKQRRRRQRRSINNKPNKKDITTNVETADALVNDTREEEDDKMNVSHQLLNENVQNSSEEIIT; from the exons ATGGTACTTAGCTTTGTTTGTAAAATAGTCATAGTCTACGTAACTATGGCGAATGGAATAATTCAGAAGACAGATGATAACTTAGAAATATGTTCTAACAGT CAGTGCGAAACTATGGTCCAAGATTTACAGCTGAGCCAATCAGAAGCGGACATTTTACACTCTGCCCCTTGTCCACCACCATGGGATATGTCACTTTTGTTTTCATCTACTATCCGCTGTCTAGATTGTGCACAGAGAGTACAAAtactacaaaaatgtttaaaagaatGGAACATCACAATTGACTGCGAAAATATCATCAGCTGTGAAGACTGCATTTCCTGTGATGTTTGTAATAACGACTCGAGCACTGACAATAATGAAACCGCTTTGGACGAGACAACAAAGGAAAATGGCATAGTAAAACAGAATGACAACGATACAGTAAACGTTAAAATGATAGTATTAATTGTAATGGTTACATTGACTACGTGTTCTTT ATTTCCAATTGCATTCATGGTGTACAAACAAAGGAGACGTAGACAACGTAGATCG aTTAATAATAAACcgaataaaaaagatataacaacGAATGTAGAAACTGCAGATGCATTGGTTAACGACACAAGAGAAGAAGAAGATGATAAAATGAATGTATCCCATCAGTTACTTaatgaaaatgttcaaaatagtTCTGAAGAAATTATCACATGA